A genome region from Triticum aestivum cultivar Chinese Spring chromosome 2B, IWGSC CS RefSeq v2.1, whole genome shotgun sequence includes the following:
- the LOC123045593 gene encoding glutamate decarboxylase, with amino-acid sequence MALSRAQTSSGESLISSTFASRYVRTALPRFRMPEQSIPKDAAYQIINDELMLDGNPRLNLASFVTTWMEPECDKLIQDSVNKNYVDMDEYPVTTEFQNRCVNMIAHLFNAPIGEDETAVGVGTVGSSEAIMLAGLAFKRKWQNKMKAEGKPHDKPNIVTGANVQVCWEKFARYFEVELKEVKLREGYYVMDPEKAVELVDENTICVAAILGSTLNGEFEDVKMLNDLLVAKNAETGWDTPIHVDAASGGFIAPFIYPELEWDFRLPLVKSINVSGHKYGLVYAGVGWVIWRNKEDLPDELIFHINYLGADQPTFTLNFSKGSSQIIAQYYQLIRLGFEGYKDIMQNCRDNATVLREGVEKMGYFHLVSKDSGVPLVAFSLKDSSKYTVFEVVESLRRFGWIVPAYTMPADAEHIAVMRVVIREDFSRGLAERLITDLKKVMVEMDAHAKKHGHHEHVKKTAHQIEKEVTTYWRTFVARKKHSLVC; translated from the exons ATGGCGTTGTCCAGGGCACAGACGAGCTCCGGCGAGTCGCTCATCTCCTCCACCTTCGCGTCGCGCTACGTGCGCACCGCGCTCCCGAGGTTCAGGATGCCGGAGCAGTCCATCCCCAAGGACGCGGCGTACCAGATCATCAACGACGAGCTGATGCTGGACGGGAACCCGCGCCTGAACCTCGCCTCCTTCGTCACCACCTGGATGGAGCCCGAGTGCGACAAGCTCATCCAGGATTCCGTCAACAAGAACTACGTCGACATGGACGAGTACCCCGTCACCACCGAGTTCCAG AACCGGTGCGTCAACATGATCGCGCATCTCTTCAACGCGCCCATCGGCGAGGACGAGACGGCCGTCGGGGTGGGCACCGTCGGCTCCTCGGAGGCCATCATGCTGGCCGGGCTGGCCTTCAAGAGGAAGTGGCAGAACAAGATGAAGGCCGAGGGCAAGCCCCACGACAAGCCcaacatcgtcaccggcgcaaATGTCCAG GTGTGTTGGGAGAAATTCGCGCGGTACTTCGAGGTAGAGCTCAAGGAGGTGAAGCTCAGGGAAGGGTACTACGTCATGGACCCCGAGAAGGCCGTAGAGTTGGTCGACGAGAACACCATCTGCGTCGCCGCCATCCTCGGCTCCACACTCAACGGCGAGTTCGAGGACGTCAAGATGCTCAACGACCTCCTCGTCGCCAAGAATGCAGAGACAGG GTGGGACACGCCGATTCACGTGGACGCGGCCAGCGGCGGGTTCATCGCGCCCTTCATCTACCCGGAGCTGGAGTGGGACTTCCGGCTGCCGCTGGTGAAGAGCATCAACGTCAGCGGGCACAAGTACGGCCTCGTATATGCCGGCGTCGGGTGGGTGATTTGGAGGAACAAGGAGGACCTGCCCGACGAGCTCATCTTCCACATCAACTACCTCGGCGCCGACCAGCCAACCTTCACGCTCAACTTCTCCAAAG GTTCGAGCCAGATCATTGCGCAGTATTATCAACTCATCCGTCTCGGATTCGAG GGCTACAAGGACATCATGCAAAATTGCCGGGACAACGCAACGGTGCTCCGGGAGGGAGTCGAGAAGATGGGCTACTTTCACCTGGTGTCCAAGGACTCGGGCGTGCCGCTCGTGGCCTTCTCCCTCAAGGACTCGTCCAAATACACGGTGTTCGAGGTGGTCGAGAGCCTGCGCCGCTTCGGCTGGATTGTTCCGGCATACACAATGCCCGCCGACGCCGAGCACATCGCTGTCATGCGTGTGGTCATCCGTGAGGACTTCAGCCGCGGCCTGGCCGAGCGCCTCATCACCGACCTCAAGAAGGTCATGGTGGAGATGGACGCGCATGCCAAGAAGCATGGGCATCACGAGCATGTGAAGAAGACAGCACACCAAATTGAGAAGGAGGTGACCACCTACTGGCGGACCTTCGTTGCGAGGAAGAAGCACAGCCTGGTTTGCTGA